A stretch of the Methylacidiphilum caldifontis genome encodes the following:
- the bglX gene encoding beta-glucosidase BglX — protein sequence MIESEITNLLSLMTLEEKIGQLVQLSAQNGCLSHEQKTLIEKGYVGSFLNISDPDQIQLAQQISLCKSRLKIPLLFAYDVLHGFKTIFPIPIALASSMDSELVEKVAHGSALEARSNGIHWTFAPMVDVTRDPRWGRVAECPGEDPYLAALLSSSWIKGFQGNTLCSSSLLAACPKHFVGYGAVEGGRDYNTVNIPIQLLKEVYLPAFSEAFKKGAFSTMAAFPAINGLPPAANPYLLKDLLRDELGFKGPVISDWNAVKELIQHGIAENEKEAAQIAINSGIDIDMASGLYLKYLKELVQEGKVKQETIDKAVLRVLCFKHKLGLFSSPYPQVEKNNKEFQPLIQTNREIALEAAQKSVVLLKNEQAILPIAPNISSIALIGPFSTEKKEHLGPWPAIGDPQEVVTLAEGMKEYAPPGTKIVVARGSDYFSSSKEQLQQAIEIAQKSQLIIAAVGEKARMSGEAASRAFLDLPAGQSQLLETLLQIGPPVIIVVFSGRPLDLCKFISGAKAVIQAWFLGTQTGRALGQILFGLCNPSGKLPISFPRSVGQIPIYYRHLATGRPSGWSIPCSGYIDQATTPLFPFGYGLSYTTFHYSFPRLNLTRITPDKILEVYVEIENRGNIAGEESIQLYIRDATASISRPIKELKAVRRVCLQPGEKQTVKFSISPSDLAFIDFEGEKKLEAGRFFLWVGPNSIEGQKTHFELMV from the coding sequence ATGATTGAATCCGAAATCACAAATCTGCTATCTTTAATGACACTGGAAGAAAAAATTGGACAACTTGTTCAACTTTCTGCCCAAAACGGCTGCCTTTCCCATGAGCAAAAAACCCTTATCGAAAAGGGTTATGTAGGCTCTTTCTTGAACATCTCAGATCCTGATCAGATTCAGCTTGCTCAGCAAATCTCTTTATGTAAAAGCCGGTTAAAAATTCCCCTCCTGTTTGCCTATGATGTTTTACATGGATTCAAAACCATTTTCCCCATTCCCATCGCTTTAGCTTCTAGCATGGACAGCGAACTGGTCGAGAAAGTAGCCCATGGATCAGCCCTAGAAGCTCGGTCCAATGGTATCCATTGGACCTTCGCCCCAATGGTAGACGTAACAAGGGATCCTCGTTGGGGAAGAGTTGCTGAATGTCCAGGAGAAGATCCTTATCTGGCAGCGCTTTTAAGTTCCAGTTGGATCAAAGGATTTCAAGGAAACACTCTTTGTTCTTCGAGTCTTCTTGCGGCTTGTCCAAAACATTTTGTTGGTTATGGAGCTGTTGAAGGGGGCAGGGATTATAATACGGTCAATATTCCAATTCAGCTGCTCAAGGAAGTTTATCTGCCAGCCTTTAGCGAAGCTTTTAAAAAAGGAGCTTTCTCAACGATGGCTGCTTTTCCTGCTATAAATGGACTTCCACCCGCCGCAAACCCTTACTTACTCAAAGACTTATTACGAGATGAACTAGGCTTCAAAGGACCTGTTATCAGTGACTGGAATGCCGTCAAAGAACTTATACAACATGGCATTGCTGAAAATGAAAAAGAGGCAGCTCAAATCGCCATCAATTCAGGCATTGATATCGATATGGCCAGTGGTCTCTATTTAAAATACCTAAAAGAACTTGTTCAGGAAGGTAAAGTAAAGCAAGAAACCATCGATAAGGCCGTTTTAAGGGTTCTATGTTTTAAGCATAAACTTGGGCTGTTTTCTTCTCCCTATCCACAGGTCGAAAAAAACAACAAAGAATTCCAACCCTTAATCCAAACTAACAGAGAAATCGCCCTTGAAGCAGCCCAAAAATCGGTTGTCCTTCTTAAAAATGAACAAGCTATTCTGCCCATTGCTCCTAATATAAGTTCAATAGCTTTGATTGGGCCTTTCAGTACCGAAAAGAAAGAACACTTAGGTCCATGGCCAGCAATAGGTGATCCTCAAGAAGTCGTAACCCTGGCCGAGGGGATGAAAGAGTATGCTCCCCCGGGAACAAAAATCGTTGTAGCTAGAGGATCTGATTATTTTTCTTCTTCGAAAGAACAGTTGCAACAGGCCATAGAGATTGCCCAAAAAAGCCAGCTCATCATTGCAGCAGTTGGAGAAAAAGCAAGAATGTCAGGGGAAGCGGCGTCAAGAGCTTTCCTGGATTTGCCAGCTGGGCAATCACAGCTCCTTGAAACCCTCCTCCAAATCGGACCTCCGGTGATCATTGTCGTATTCAGTGGCAGGCCGCTTGATTTATGCAAGTTTATTTCTGGAGCTAAGGCAGTTATTCAGGCTTGGTTTTTGGGGACACAAACAGGAAGAGCTTTAGGACAAATTCTATTTGGTCTTTGTAATCCTTCAGGAAAACTACCTATTAGCTTTCCAAGATCTGTCGGTCAAATCCCAATTTACTATAGACATCTAGCTACAGGTAGGCCTTCCGGTTGGTCTATTCCTTGTTCAGGCTATATTGATCAAGCCACAACACCCCTCTTCCCTTTTGGTTATGGATTAAGTTATACAACCTTTCATTACAGCTTTCCTCGGCTCAATCTCACAAGAATTACCCCTGATAAAATCCTCGAAGTCTACGTGGAAATAGAAAATAGAGGGAATATAGCTGGTGAAGAAAGTATCCAGCTTTATATCAGGGATGCTACGGCTTCCATTTCAAGGCCTATAAAAGAACTTAAAGCTGTCAGAAGAGTTTGCCTTCAACCAGGAGAGAAGCAAACGGTAAAATTTTCTATCAGCCCTTCAGATCTGGCTTTTATAGACTTCGAAGGGGAAAAGAAACTTGAGGCTGGTCGATTTTTCCTGTGGGTAGGCCCTAATTCGATCGAAGGCCAAAAGACACACTTCGAACTGATGGTTTAA
- the der gene encoding ribosome biogenesis GTPase Der has translation MKIVTIVGRPNVGKSLLFNRICSKDISLVYDSAGVTRDRIISFVKKGQRELMLIDTGGMSFDFHSPLDKSIHDQINGAINEAYIVLFVVDGRVGLHPLDKEIAKFLKEKNKFVFLVVNKIDQPEMEQFCAEFAQLGIEEIFPVSAAHNLGIQELVERIFSRLPEESQKSNPTAATRIAVIGQPNAGKSSLINSLLGENRLLVHEEPGTTHDAVDVDIEIAGSVFSLIDTAGLRKKNKQQKEFERKVAGRTVHSINRSHIVLFVIDAKKGVSFQDKKIGGLIQKAYKPCIIILNKMDLLVDHFNAKEWNKKATMYVQNELPFLSYAPVIGMSAEKKWNFNQLLTTVRLVDQQRKKRIPTHQLVEFFQDSLNQFPPPLVQGKRLKIYYATQVKEKEGSTTLPCPTFVLFVNNQKWIKETYQKFLERKFRQSFPFIGCPILWKWKKALGKETRTVQGQLSGGIH, from the coding sequence ATGAAAATTGTAACTATTGTGGGTAGACCAAACGTAGGGAAGTCTCTTCTATTTAATAGGATATGTTCTAAAGACATATCCTTGGTTTACGACTCCGCCGGGGTAACCCGTGATAGGATAATTTCCTTTGTCAAAAAAGGGCAAAGAGAACTAATGCTGATCGATACTGGGGGCATGAGTTTTGATTTCCATTCCCCTCTAGACAAATCGATTCATGACCAGATCAATGGAGCAATTAACGAAGCCTATATCGTCCTTTTCGTTGTCGACGGCAGGGTCGGGCTTCATCCTTTAGACAAAGAAATAGCTAAATTTTTGAAAGAAAAAAATAAATTTGTATTCCTTGTCGTCAACAAGATCGATCAGCCGGAAATGGAACAATTTTGTGCGGAGTTTGCTCAACTGGGTATTGAAGAAATTTTTCCCGTTTCCGCAGCCCATAACCTCGGTATACAAGAACTTGTCGAAAGAATTTTTTCCCGCCTGCCTGAAGAGAGTCAAAAAAGCAATCCTACTGCGGCAACTCGAATCGCTGTGATTGGTCAACCCAATGCTGGAAAATCATCTCTAATCAACTCTCTTCTCGGAGAAAATCGTCTTCTGGTTCACGAAGAGCCAGGCACTACTCACGATGCCGTCGATGTGGATATTGAGATTGCGGGTAGCGTTTTTAGCCTCATCGATACAGCTGGACTACGGAAAAAAAACAAACAACAAAAAGAGTTTGAAAGAAAAGTCGCCGGCCGAACAGTTCACTCTATCAACCGCTCACACATCGTGTTGTTTGTTATTGATGCTAAGAAGGGAGTTAGTTTTCAAGACAAAAAAATTGGAGGCTTAATCCAAAAAGCTTATAAGCCCTGTATCATAATACTTAACAAGATGGATCTTTTGGTAGATCATTTCAATGCCAAAGAATGGAATAAAAAAGCGACTATGTATGTTCAAAACGAGTTACCCTTTTTAAGTTATGCTCCTGTGATAGGTATGAGTGCGGAAAAAAAATGGAATTTTAATCAGCTTCTCACTACAGTTCGACTTGTTGATCAGCAACGCAAAAAAAGAATACCCACCCACCAGCTTGTTGAATTTTTCCAGGATAGCTTAAATCAGTTTCCTCCCCCGCTTGTTCAGGGTAAAAGACTGAAAATTTATTATGCTACTCAAGTTAAAGAAAAAGAGGGTTCAACTACTCTACCCTGCCCCACTTTTGTTCTTTTTGTGAATAACCAGAAATGGATTAAAGAAACATACCAGAAGTTTCTTGAAAGAAAATTTCGTCAATCTTTCCCTTTCATAGGCTGTCCAATTCTTTGGAAATGGAAGAAAGCCCTTGGGAAAGAAACCCGAACTGTCCAAGGTCAACTGTCTGGAGGGATCCATTAA
- a CDS encoding CDP-alcohol phosphatidyltransferase family protein, translated as MKIMTPANWITLFRIFSVPLILVFLDQYEKSDEINQPDERLRAGSFIIFLVAAFSDCLDGYLARNCGQKSKLGAILDPIADKLLLFVLLFSLATINVSKIAKIPLWLPFLIASRDILLLFGILFFKAIHKEVEIQPHWTGKVATFGSFCLIGFSLLGTVFLSNISVYLCALFVIASTLVYFFRGLKYLIYQESRSISSTPKKGNFV; from the coding sequence ATGAAAATAATGACTCCTGCTAACTGGATAACCTTATTTAGAATCTTTTCAGTACCTTTGATCCTTGTTTTCCTCGATCAATATGAAAAGAGCGATGAAATTAACCAGCCAGACGAACGGTTGAGGGCCGGTTCCTTCATTATCTTTCTTGTTGCTGCCTTCTCCGATTGCCTTGATGGATATTTAGCGAGGAACTGTGGCCAAAAAAGTAAGCTTGGTGCTATACTCGATCCGATTGCGGACAAGCTGCTTCTTTTTGTTCTGCTTTTTTCTCTGGCGACAATCAATGTTTCAAAAATAGCAAAGATTCCCCTTTGGCTTCCCTTTTTGATTGCTAGCAGAGATATCCTTCTTTTATTTGGCATTCTTTTTTTTAAGGCCATACATAAAGAAGTAGAAATTCAGCCCCATTGGACAGGCAAAGTCGCAACTTTTGGCAGTTTTTGTCTTATCGGTTTTTCCCTTCTTGGCACTGTTTTTCTAAGTAATATTTCTGTCTATTTATGTGCTCTTTTCGTCATAGCTTCAACCTTGGTTTATTTCTTTAGAGGATTAAAGTATCTTATCTACCAAGAAAGTCGTTCTATCTCTTCAACACCCAAAAAGGGTAATTTTGTCTAG
- a CDS encoding glutamate--tRNA ligase — MNKMTPRVRFAPSPTGFLHVGGARTALFNWLYARHFEGTFILRIEDTDTSRNTPQALSVIFDNLKWLGLDWDEGPMPDGKTLGQFGPYFQSQRKEIYTDYCNRLIAQGFAYIKDEAVYFKMPRKRIIVPDIICGDIYFDCTLEKDFVIRRKDGSFVFHLVNVVDDAEMKISHVIRGEDHLSNTPKHIALFEALGMTPPLYAHIPLILNPGGTKMSKRDKGSSVQEYIDEGFLPKAFRNYLCLLGWSLKENREIFDIEEAIAKFDLPQIHRSNARFNYPKLLWINSEYMHSLPLDELYPHAFFWLEKAGLIDNNTDPSFLKKAIGIVREKVKTGKELVHWIKPLLTDSIEYEDEIFQQYLDDNGKKILAEVIPYLEKISSFESKELEETIKDLALKRGRKTADYIHRLRVALTGRTVGPSLYPMLAVLGKNRVLNRLYKVVFLKE, encoded by the coding sequence TGAATAAAATGACACCCAGGGTGCGGTTTGCCCCATCTCCAACAGGATTCCTTCATGTTGGAGGAGCTCGTACAGCTTTATTTAACTGGTTATATGCAAGGCATTTTGAAGGAACATTCATTCTAAGGATCGAAGATACCGATACCAGTCGGAATACTCCACAGGCTTTATCCGTTATATTCGACAACCTTAAATGGTTAGGGCTTGATTGGGATGAAGGACCTATGCCGGATGGAAAAACTCTAGGACAGTTCGGCCCTTATTTTCAAAGTCAACGAAAAGAAATTTATACCGACTATTGCAATAGACTAATTGCTCAAGGATTCGCTTATATCAAAGATGAAGCTGTTTATTTTAAGATGCCTAGAAAACGGATAATTGTTCCTGATATAATCTGTGGAGACATCTATTTTGATTGTACTTTAGAAAAGGATTTCGTGATCCGCAGAAAGGACGGCTCTTTTGTTTTTCATCTCGTTAATGTAGTCGATGATGCAGAGATGAAAATCAGTCATGTTATCCGGGGAGAAGATCATCTTTCAAATACCCCTAAACATATTGCCCTTTTTGAAGCTTTAGGCATGACTCCGCCCCTTTATGCCCATATCCCCCTTATCCTTAATCCAGGGGGTACAAAAATGAGTAAAAGAGACAAAGGCTCTTCAGTCCAAGAATACATTGATGAAGGATTTCTGCCTAAAGCCTTTCGCAATTATCTCTGTTTGCTTGGGTGGTCTCTTAAAGAGAACAGGGAAATTTTCGATATCGAAGAAGCGATCGCCAAATTCGATCTACCCCAAATTCATCGAAGTAATGCCCGGTTTAATTACCCTAAGCTCCTTTGGATAAACTCCGAGTACATGCATTCTTTACCTCTGGATGAGCTCTATCCTCATGCTTTCTTCTGGCTAGAAAAAGCGGGACTTATCGATAACAATACTGATCCTTCGTTTTTAAAAAAAGCAATAGGGATAGTTCGAGAAAAAGTCAAAACAGGAAAAGAACTTGTCCATTGGATAAAACCTTTGCTGACTGATTCGATTGAGTACGAAGATGAAATTTTTCAACAATACCTTGACGATAATGGGAAAAAAATATTGGCAGAGGTTATTCCTTACCTAGAAAAAATTTCTTCTTTCGAGTCAAAAGAACTCGAAGAAACGATCAAAGATTTAGCCTTGAAAAGGGGACGAAAGACCGCTGATTACATCCATAGGCTTCGAGTTGCACTCACGGGGCGGACAGTCGGTCCTAGTCTTTACCCGATGTTAGCCGTGTTAGGTAAAAATAGGGTTTTGAATAGATTATATAAGGTAGTCTTCTTAAAAGAATGA